The Bos javanicus breed banteng chromosome 18, ARS-OSU_banteng_1.0, whole genome shotgun sequence genome has a segment encoding these proteins:
- the UBE2S gene encoding ubiquitin-conjugating enzyme E2 S isoform X1, whose translation MEPRQFFLRQNSNVENLPPHIIRLVYKEVTTLTADPPDGIKVFPNEEDLTDLQVTIEGPEGTPYAGGLFRMKLLLGKDFPASPPKGYFLTKIFHPNVGANGEICVNVLKRDWTAELGIRHVLLTIKCLLIHPNPESALNEEAGRLLLENYEEYAARARLLTEIHGGAGGPSGGRPEPGRATASGAAASTADPTAPGGPAGAEGPMAKKHAGERDKKLAAKKKTDKKRALRRL comes from the exons ATGGAGCCCAGGCAATTCTTCCTCCGACAG AACTCCAACGTGGAGAACCTGCCCCCCCACATCATCCGCCTGGTGTACAAGGAGGTGACGACGCTGACCGCTGACCCACCTGatggcatcaaggtctttcccaatgaggaGGACCTTACCGACCTGCAGGTCACCATTGAGGGCCCTG AGGGGACCCCGTATGCCGGAGGCCTCTTCCGCATGAAACTCCTGCTGGGGAAGGACTTTCCGGCCTCCCCGCCCAAGGGCTACTTCCTGACGAAGATCTTCCACCCGAATGTGGGCGCCAATGGCGAGATCTGCGTCAATGTGCTCAAGAGGGACTGGACCGCTGAGCTGGGCATCCGGCACGTGCTTCTG ACCATCAAGTGCCTGCTGATCCACCCCAACCCCGAGTCGGCCCTCAACGAGGAGGCGGGCCGCCTGCTGCTGGAGAACTACGAGGAGTACGCAGCCCGCGCGCGCCTGCTCACTGAGATCCACGGCGGCGCCGGCGGGCCCAGCGGCGGGAGGCCCGAGCCCGGCCGGGCCACTGCCAGTGGGGCGGCGGCCTCCACTGCTGACCCCACAGCCCCTGGGGGCCCAGCAGGGGCTGAGGGGCCCATGGCCAAGAAGCACGCGGGCGAGCGCGACAAGAAGCTGGCAGCCAAGAAAAAGACGGACAAGAAGCGGGCACTGCGGCGCCTGTAG
- the UBE2S gene encoding ubiquitin-conjugating enzyme E2 S isoform X2, which translates to MNSNVENLPPHIIRLVYKEVTTLTADPPDGIKVFPNEEDLTDLQVTIEGPEGTPYAGGLFRMKLLLGKDFPASPPKGYFLTKIFHPNVGANGEICVNVLKRDWTAELGIRHVLLTIKCLLIHPNPESALNEEAGRLLLENYEEYAARARLLTEIHGGAGGPSGGRPEPGRATASGAAASTADPTAPGGPAGAEGPMAKKHAGERDKKLAAKKKTDKKRALRRL; encoded by the exons ATG AACTCCAACGTGGAGAACCTGCCCCCCCACATCATCCGCCTGGTGTACAAGGAGGTGACGACGCTGACCGCTGACCCACCTGatggcatcaaggtctttcccaatgaggaGGACCTTACCGACCTGCAGGTCACCATTGAGGGCCCTG AGGGGACCCCGTATGCCGGAGGCCTCTTCCGCATGAAACTCCTGCTGGGGAAGGACTTTCCGGCCTCCCCGCCCAAGGGCTACTTCCTGACGAAGATCTTCCACCCGAATGTGGGCGCCAATGGCGAGATCTGCGTCAATGTGCTCAAGAGGGACTGGACCGCTGAGCTGGGCATCCGGCACGTGCTTCTG ACCATCAAGTGCCTGCTGATCCACCCCAACCCCGAGTCGGCCCTCAACGAGGAGGCGGGCCGCCTGCTGCTGGAGAACTACGAGGAGTACGCAGCCCGCGCGCGCCTGCTCACTGAGATCCACGGCGGCGCCGGCGGGCCCAGCGGCGGGAGGCCCGAGCCCGGCCGGGCCACTGCCAGTGGGGCGGCGGCCTCCACTGCTGACCCCACAGCCCCTGGGGGCCCAGCAGGGGCTGAGGGGCCCATGGCCAAGAAGCACGCGGGCGAGCGCGACAAGAAGCTGGCAGCCAAGAAAAAGACGGACAAGAAGCGGGCACTGCGGCGCCTGTAG